The proteins below come from a single Triticum aestivum cultivar Chinese Spring chromosome 5D, IWGSC CS RefSeq v2.1, whole genome shotgun sequence genomic window:
- the LOC123121821 gene encoding cleavage and polyadenylation specificity factor subunit 6 yields the protein MDPDGDGSFHRKEAISAVQDVDQYYGDDDDYDDLYNDVNVGDGFLHASQPPVQPPPPALPPKQHQLPPQQAPPPQQQQQVLPTPSLPLPPPPPPMGHPEKVHIPGVASVPAPIQDRPNPSHLPPPPQPPVAAAPPPPPHHQIQSGGDGFHRQGGGNFGGGPIVVGNGGGGDGPGATTLFVGDLHWWTTDADLEAELVKYGHVKEVRFFDEKASGKSKGYCQVDFFDPGAAAACKEGMNGHPFNGRPCVVAFASPNTVRRMGEAQMKNHQPMGQQNSGMQKSGGRGGGGPPGGPPGPQVGGNYGGRGGGGAGGGGGGGGGGGAGGGNWGRGPGGGGMGGRGPGGNMRNRMGPVGGRGIMGNGGMVAPPPPMMHPGGMMGQGFDPTGYGAAMGRMGGGFGGFPGGPGGAPFPGLMQPFPPVVAPHVNPAFFGRGGGMGAGGVGMWPDPSMGGGWGGEEQSSYGDDAASDQHYGEGGSHGKERPPEREWSGAPERRREREKDLPPPPELPERRHRDERDMGRERERERDRGGDRERERDRGDRERERDRGDRDRHRDDRDRHGDYHRHRERDSDRTEDWDRGRSSGRRSRSREVDHSKRRRMSHE from the coding sequence atggatcccGACGGGGACGGCTCCTTCCACCGGAAGGAGGCCATCTCCGCCGTGCAGGACGTCGACCAGTActacggcgacgacgacgactacgACGACCTCTACAACGACGTCAACGTCGGGGACGGCTTCCTCCACGCCTCCCAGCCCCCCGTCCAGCCCCCGCCGCCTGCGCTGCCCCCCAAGCAGCACCAGCTCCCCCCGCAGCAGGCGCCcccgccgcagcagcagcagcaggttctgCCTACCCCTTCGCTCCCgcttcccccgccgccgcctccgatgGGGCACCCGGAGAAGGTCCACATCCCGGGGGTCGCGTCCGTCCCTGCCCCCATCCAAGACCGCCCCAACCCGTCCCATCTCCCGCCGCCGCCTCAGCCTCCCGTCGCCgcggcaccgccgccgcctccccaccACCAGATCCAGTCGGGAGGAGACGGGTTCCACCGGCAGGGAGGGGGCAACTTCGGGGGAGGACCGATAGTTGTTGGCAACGGCGGGGGTGGCGACGGCCCTGGCGCTACCACGCTCTTCGTTGGGGACCTCCACTGGTGGACGACGGACGCGGATCTGGAGGCGGAGCTCGTCAAGTACGGCCATGTCAAGGAAGTCAGGTTCTTTGATGAGAAGGCGAGCGGGAAATCCAAGGGATATTGCCAGGTCGATTTCTTTGACCCTGGCGCTGCTGCTGCCTGCAAGGAGGGCATGAACGGCCACCCGTTCAATGGCCGTCCCTGTGTCGTGGCCTTTGCTTCGCCTAACACTGTACGCCGCATGGGTGAAGCTCAGATGAAGAACCACCAACCGATGGGTCAGCAGAATTCAGGTATGCAGAAGAGTGGTGGCAGAGGTGGTGGTGGTCCACCTGGAGGCCCGCCTGGGCCTCAGGTTGGAGGAAACTATGGTGGccggggaggcggaggagctggtggtggcggcggtggtggaggaggaggcggggcaGGTGGTGGGAATTGGGGCAGAGGTCCAGGTGGTGGTGGGATGGGGGGTAGAGGTCCTGGTGGGAATATGAGGAATCGGATGGGTCCGGTGGGTGGCCGAGGGATCATGGGGAACGGAGGGATGGTGGCTCCGCCGCCACCAATGATGCATCCCGGAGGGATGATGGGGCAGGGATTTGATCCCACTGGCTATGGTGCAGCCATGGGAAGGATGGGTGGAGGGTTTGGAGGGTTCCCTGGTGGACCTGGGGGTGCACCGTTCCCAGGCTTGATGCAGCCATTCCCACCTGTGGTTGCTCCTCATGTGAACCCAGCATTCTTTGGGAGAGGAGGTGGTATGGGTGCCGGGGGTGTTGGAATGTGGCCAGACCCAAGCATGGGTGGTGGTTGGGGAGGTGAGGAACAATCAAGCTATGGGGATGATGCAGCATCTGATCAGCACTATGGAGAAGGTGGAAGCCATGGTAAAGAGAGGCCACCAGAGCGGGAATGGTCAGGTGCACCAGAAAGGAGGCGGGAGAGGGAAAAGGATTTGCCCCCACCGCCAGAATTGCCGGAGAGAAGGCACCGTGATGAAAGGGATATGGGTcgtgagagggaaagagagagggacagAGGAGGAGATAGGGAAAGGGAGAGGGACAGAGGAGATAGGGAAAGGGAGAGGGATAGAGGAGATAGGGACAGACACAGGGATGACAGAGATCGCCATGGTGATTATCACAGACACAGGGAGCGTGATTCTGATCGTACTGAAGACTGGGATAGAGGAAGATCATCTGGGAGACGAAGCAGGTCAAGGGAGGTTGATCACTCAAAGCGGCGACGAATGTCGCACGAGTGA
- the LOC123121820 gene encoding protein MICROTUBULE BINDING PROTEIN 2C: MAEKPAGPASRSRIRGGLAPSAPSSRRVVSMAYTAAPHQAKKVPEPKVVKPTRTTPAKRRQQLDQAQKQREELAALQEQLSGLQCKLLEKDEALRSAENLIGRVSAANEEVDELRSQLNDKESLVESTGSELHGAKIMLAEKQAALEKLEWEAKMSSTKVEELEVDVASMDVEISALMKVFRKITENNRASHPTERSDDSSLECEPVQLDDTVGDIDTEKMEQEMSAYVTALAAAKDNPTEEFLKAVTEARLRLQAFVLLTCLDNIDPCSVPTAQSSSREARQKQFRHWVI, from the exons ATGGCCGAGAAGCCGGCGGGCCCGGCCTCCAGGTCCAGGATCCGGGGCGGGCTCGCCCCCTCCGCGCCCTCCTCCAG GAGGGTGGTCTCGATGGCATACACGGCGGCTCCGCATCAGGCCAAGAAG GTTCCTGAGCCAAAGGTTGTGAAGCCAACAAGAACCACGCCGGCCAAAAGGCGGCAGCAGCTGGATCAGGCGCAGAAGCAGAGGGAAGAGCTCGCTGCTCTGCAGGAGCAGCTCAGTGGCCTGCAATGCAAACTGCTTGAGAAAGACGAAGCTCTGAGGTCCGCGGAGAACTTGATTGGCCGGGTCAGTGCCGCAAACGAAGAGGTGGATGAATTGAGAAGCCAGCTTAATGATAAGGAATCGCTTGTCGAGTCTACTGGCTCTGAGTTGCATGGTGCAAAG ATTATGTTGGCAGAGAAGCAAGCAGCATTGGAGAAGCTAGAATGGGAGGCAAAGATGTCAAGTACAAAAGTTGAAGAACTTGAAGTGGATGTAGCCTCTATGGATGTTGAAATCTCTGCTCTGATGAAGGTATTCAGGAAAATAACAGAGAACAACCGAGCCTCTCATCCCACAGAGAGATCTGACGATTCATCGTTGGAATGTGAACCAGTTCAGCTTGAT GATACGGTAGGTGATATTGACACGGAGAAGATGGAGCAGGAAATGTCAGCCTACGTCACGGCTCTAGCAGCCGCGAAAGACAATCCTACAGAGGAATTCCTGAAGGCAGTAACTGAGGCAAGGCTGAGACTCCAAGCGTTTGTACTCTTAACTTGTCTGGATAACATTGACCCATGCTCTGTGCCCACTGCCCAGAGCAGCTCTCGTGAGGCTCGGCAGAAACAGTTTCGCCATTGGGTGATATGA